One window of Phycisphaeraceae bacterium genomic DNA carries:
- the dinB gene encoding DNA polymerase IV: MPWSGRVIMHVDMDAFFASVEQRDNPALKGKPVLVGGASKRGVVAAASYESRKYGCKSAMPMAQALRLCPHAIVVKGRHGKYGEVSKVVFEVLRSFTPDVQPISVDEAFMEMTGTMHLYEKKWGTNGNDALERTGRAIKQRIREAVDLPASVGISGNKFLAKLSSDLSKPDGLKILDPRDAERELAPLPVGVIYGLGPKTQDRLRKLEIKSIADLRAFGEERLVSRFGEQARDWLRLSRGEDDRPVRLEREQKSIGKERTFFDNISDPEELRALLLGFTEEVARSLREDGLTCRGVTLKLRLGDFTTFSRSASLPSPTDSTKLIWGAALGLLNKWLSERRGALRLMGISLHGLSSEEQLGLFQALPEQAPSEKRAQRQERVDKATDSIVRKFGRGAIRRGGSLRDE; this comes from the coding sequence ATGCCTTGGTCCGGCCGCGTCATCATGCACGTCGATATGGACGCGTTCTTCGCGTCGGTCGAGCAGCGCGACAACCCGGCTCTGAAAGGAAAGCCGGTGCTGGTCGGCGGCGCGAGCAAGCGGGGCGTGGTTGCCGCGGCAAGCTACGAATCTCGCAAGTACGGATGCAAGAGCGCAATGCCTATGGCGCAGGCGCTCCGGCTCTGTCCTCACGCGATCGTTGTGAAAGGGCGGCACGGAAAGTACGGAGAGGTGTCGAAGGTTGTGTTTGAAGTGCTGCGCTCGTTCACGCCGGATGTGCAACCGATTTCGGTGGACGAGGCGTTCATGGAGATGACCGGCACGATGCACCTCTACGAAAAGAAGTGGGGGACGAACGGAAACGATGCGCTCGAGCGAACCGGGCGGGCGATCAAGCAGCGAATCCGCGAAGCGGTTGATCTGCCGGCGAGCGTCGGCATCAGCGGCAACAAGTTTCTCGCCAAACTCTCGAGCGATCTTTCGAAGCCTGACGGATTGAAAATCCTCGATCCGCGCGACGCAGAACGCGAGCTTGCTCCGCTTCCTGTTGGCGTGATTTACGGGCTCGGGCCGAAGACTCAGGATCGGCTGCGCAAACTCGAGATCAAGTCGATCGCCGATCTTCGCGCTTTCGGCGAAGAGAGATTGGTCAGCCGCTTCGGCGAGCAGGCTCGCGATTGGCTGCGGCTTTCGCGGGGCGAAGACGACCGCCCCGTGCGCCTCGAACGCGAACAAAAGAGCATCGGCAAGGAGCGCACGTTCTTCGACAACATCTCAGATCCCGAAGAACTCCGCGCGCTCCTGCTCGGGTTCACCGAAGAAGTGGCGCGGAGCCTCCGGGAAGACGGACTGACCTGCCGCGGCGTGACCCTGAAACTGCGACTCGGGGACTTCACGACGTTCTCGCGCAGTGCCTCACTCCCGTCACCAACGGATTCAACGAAGTTGATCTGGGGCGCTGCGCTCGGCCTCCTGAACAAATGGCTTTCAGAGCGACGCGGCGCGCTCCGGCTCATGGGCATCAGCCTGCACGGACTTTCGAGCGAGGAGCAACTGGGGCTGTTTCAGGCCCTGCCCGAGCAGGCGCCTTCGGAAAAGCGTGCGCAGCGCCAGGAACGGGTGGACAAAGCGACCGACTCGATCGTGCGGAAGTTCGGGCGCGGAGCGATTCGGCGGGGCGGGAGCTTGCGCGACGAATAG
- a CDS encoding choice-of-anchor A family protein, with protein sequence MNRSFYIPAAAIMSAAALTSVASAAISYWDFNVFSRSTIGTSGQGYGSDFQGASGAVGNAYFSSFAARTMANSSPSLAAGFYGGANFTISGSVNNGGVNVAGNVTMNNASISGPVYGGGNLGGAGGSVNGNVSIAGTKTTGNQLTVNGSLSTGQAYAAALNLADASTYFHNAGNYAAGLASTTSYVNQWGELIINASGPLTVVNVNSSDFINAWGIRVVGSGPVVVNVGGTSLNFASKTWNYQNGASAVSTLLNLNQATSISMSGGHNVNILAANAATSFSSGVLTGNLIVGSLTGSGQVNWNEAGGFSGSAMIPAPGGAIVLAGAGLIVIRRRR encoded by the coding sequence ATGAATCGATCTTTCTACATTCCAGCCGCCGCCATCATGAGCGCCGCGGCACTGACGAGCGTGGCGAGCGCCGCGATCTCGTACTGGGATTTCAACGTGTTCAGCCGCTCGACCATCGGCACCTCGGGTCAGGGCTACGGCTCTGATTTCCAGGGCGCTTCGGGCGCTGTGGGGAACGCGTACTTCAGCAGCTTCGCGGCCCGCACGATGGCCAACAGCTCGCCGAGCCTTGCGGCCGGCTTCTACGGCGGCGCCAATTTCACAATTTCCGGCAGCGTCAACAACGGCGGCGTCAACGTCGCCGGCAACGTGACGATGAACAACGCCTCGATTTCCGGCCCCGTTTACGGCGGCGGCAATCTCGGCGGTGCCGGCGGCAGCGTGAATGGCAATGTTTCCATCGCCGGCACCAAGACGACCGGAAATCAGTTGACCGTGAACGGCTCGCTCAGCACGGGCCAGGCGTATGCCGCGGCATTGAATCTGGCAGATGCATCGACGTACTTCCACAACGCGGGCAACTACGCCGCGGGTTTGGCGTCGACGACGTCGTACGTCAATCAGTGGGGCGAACTGATCATCAACGCGAGCGGCCCGCTCACCGTGGTGAACGTGAACAGCAGCGACTTCATCAACGCCTGGGGTATCCGCGTCGTCGGAAGCGGACCGGTCGTCGTGAACGTCGGCGGCACATCGCTCAACTTCGCGAGCAAGACGTGGAACTATCAGAACGGCGCGAGCGCCGTCAGCACGCTGCTCAACCTGAATCAGGCGACGTCGATCAGCATGTCGGGAGGGCACAACGTCAACATCCTCGCCGCAAACGCAGCAACGAGCTTTTCGTCGGGCGTGCTCACGGGCAACCTAATCGTCGGCTCGCTCACGGGCAGCGGCCAGGTGAACTGGAACGAGGCGGGCGGCTTCAGCGGGAGCGCCATGATCCCGGCTCCGGGCGGCGCGATCGTGCTCGCCGGGGCGGGCTTGATCGTGATTCGTCGCCGCCGCTAG
- a CDS encoding Fic family protein encodes MKESDFRGQFPGTLVPTAFTERQEGGERVIRGIAFVPEALPPELGREHLIGRLFEVLDRAKTSLLELQAEAESLPDPNVLLSAMRVREVQSSSKIENTFSSLKDIAISEVLGAKADQDSQEVLRNKQAVEHGLTSALPLSNRLINEMHRKLIIDPRHTPGKLRQKQVCIGDENHGFAAARFVPPPAEHVSGCMKDWEHFVNPESIGAPKRARFPFFIELALAHYQFEAIHPYSDGNGRLGRAIVNIAPIKAGVLRQPVCNLSEWVQTHRDEYYDRLLRVSTMGEWEPWIRFFCTALGEQALLDRQRAGRIRALYEKYRAMVQNKQRSALAGRLVDYLFSDFVVTIPRAQELLGISYTAAQRHIAHLIKQGILTQANKGNYDKIYIANAILKAVRGKAED; translated from the coding sequence ATGAAAGAGTCTGACTTTCGAGGCCAGTTTCCCGGAACGCTCGTGCCGACGGCCTTCACAGAGCGGCAGGAGGGTGGCGAGCGGGTTATCCGAGGGATCGCCTTTGTTCCGGAGGCGCTACCTCCGGAGTTGGGACGAGAGCACCTGATTGGACGATTGTTCGAGGTTTTGGATCGAGCGAAGACTTCGCTCCTGGAACTGCAGGCGGAAGCGGAGTCGCTGCCCGACCCGAACGTGCTGCTGAGCGCGATGCGAGTCCGCGAAGTTCAGTCGTCGTCCAAAATCGAAAACACGTTCTCATCGCTGAAAGACATCGCGATCTCGGAGGTTCTTGGCGCAAAGGCAGATCAGGATTCGCAAGAAGTGTTGCGCAACAAACAGGCAGTCGAGCACGGGCTCACGTCGGCCCTGCCGCTTTCCAATCGATTGATCAACGAGATGCACCGAAAGTTGATCATTGATCCGCGTCATACGCCGGGAAAACTCCGGCAGAAACAGGTGTGCATCGGCGACGAGAATCACGGCTTTGCCGCGGCAAGGTTTGTGCCACCACCAGCCGAGCACGTTTCAGGCTGCATGAAGGATTGGGAGCACTTCGTCAATCCGGAAAGCATCGGCGCGCCGAAGCGGGCGAGGTTTCCGTTCTTCATCGAGCTCGCGCTCGCGCACTATCAGTTCGAGGCGATTCACCCGTACAGCGACGGCAACGGCCGGCTCGGACGCGCGATTGTGAACATCGCACCGATCAAGGCCGGCGTGCTGCGCCAGCCCGTGTGCAATCTCAGCGAATGGGTTCAGACACACCGCGATGAGTACTACGACCGGCTCCTGCGCGTGAGCACGATGGGCGAATGGGAACCTTGGATTCGATTCTTCTGCACGGCTCTAGGAGAACAGGCTTTGCTCGATAGGCAACGTGCCGGTCGTATCCGGGCCCTTTATGAAAAATACCGTGCGATGGTGCAGAACAAACAGCGCAGCGCACTTGCCGGTCGACTGGTCGATTATCTCTTCTCGGATTTCGTCGTCACAATCCCGCGTGCCCAGGAGCTGCTTGGGATCTCGTATACGGCCGCGCAGAGGCACATAGCGCACTTGATCAAGCAGGGAATTCTGACCCAGGCGAACAAGGGCAACTACGACAAGATTTACATTGCAAATGCGATACTGAAGGCGGTACGAGGCAAGGCGGAGGACTGA
- a CDS encoding phosphatidylcholine/phosphatidylserine synthase, with the protein MRVKSTGGDPGEQLNDVFLKFPTRHSAVPLRAILPNMITSVALACGLASIHFAMQSKWENALIAIALSAVFDALDGRAARLMRVTSKFGAVLDSLSDFASFGIAPAVLLYQWMLRDSEAVRPEPLFMMSVLTFAMCSAMRLARFTSAKPAKKGNPFATRFFVGMPTPAAAGAVLLPVLVSLSPSIHWPMPPIAIAIYIFFVGALMVSRVPMYSFKKIRIHPRAVVPLFIGVGLLVFLAAKDTWLVAIILAGGYLLSVPLACWSHYRLKRQLAEQAFRMLEGHDAMIEPDEKPPSRLKLGRR; encoded by the coding sequence GTGCGGGTCAAAAGCACCGGCGGCGATCCGGGCGAACAATTGAACGACGTGTTTCTCAAGTTCCCAACTCGTCATAGCGCCGTGCCGCTCCGGGCAATCCTGCCCAACATGATCACGTCGGTGGCGCTCGCCTGCGGCCTTGCAAGTATCCACTTCGCCATGCAGAGCAAGTGGGAGAACGCTCTGATCGCGATCGCGCTCTCGGCCGTCTTCGATGCGCTCGACGGTCGCGCCGCGCGTTTGATGCGAGTCACCAGCAAGTTCGGCGCCGTGCTCGACTCGCTCTCCGATTTTGCTTCCTTCGGCATTGCGCCGGCTGTTCTTCTGTACCAGTGGATGCTGCGCGATTCGGAAGCCGTGCGTCCGGAGCCGCTCTTCATGATGAGCGTTCTCACTTTCGCCATGTGCTCGGCGATGCGACTCGCTCGGTTCACAAGCGCCAAGCCCGCCAAGAAAGGCAATCCCTTTGCAACGCGGTTCTTCGTCGGCATGCCCACTCCCGCCGCGGCGGGCGCCGTGCTGCTCCCCGTTCTGGTCTCGCTCTCACCCTCGATCCACTGGCCGATGCCCCCGATCGCCATCGCGATCTACATTTTCTTTGTCGGCGCGCTGATGGTGAGCCGCGTGCCGATGTACAGCTTCAAGAAAATCCGGATCCATCCGCGCGCGGTGGTCCCGCTCTTCATCGGCGTCGGATTGCTCGTGTTTCTCGCCGCGAAAGACACCTGGCTTGTCGCGATTATTCTCGCGGGCGGATACCTCCTTTCTGTCCCGCTCGCGTGCTGGTCGCACTATCGACTCAAGAGGCAACTCGCGGAGCAGGCGTTCCGCATGCTCGAGGGTCACGACGCGATGATCGAGCCCGATGAGAAGCCGCCTTCCCGTTTGAAATTGGGTCGGCGCTGA
- a CDS encoding phosphatidylserine decarboxylase family protein: MTAPNPPASFVGKPYPSRPPIIAQDGWLIISFFFFPTLFAIVVAIGLRNTAAAIPLFAIALVMTAFTAWAFWFFRDPERKPGANEDLSLAMICPADGVIVKIDSAAPPAEAREAVGEEPTPRTRICIFMNVFNVHVNRAPLAGTVQAIAYNRGKFFNASFDKASDLNERASLVLTLADNSRFFVVQIAGLVARRIVSKVRVGQVLTAGERYGLIKFGSRVDVYLPPGFEPAVQLRDKVFAGQSIIARRAG, from the coding sequence ATGACCGCTCCCAATCCACCGGCGTCCTTTGTCGGCAAGCCCTATCCGTCCCGTCCGCCCATTATCGCGCAGGATGGTTGGCTGATCATCTCATTCTTTTTCTTTCCCACGCTCTTTGCGATCGTGGTTGCGATCGGCCTACGCAACACCGCCGCGGCGATTCCACTCTTCGCGATCGCGCTGGTCATGACCGCTTTCACAGCTTGGGCGTTCTGGTTCTTCCGCGATCCGGAGCGCAAGCCGGGCGCCAACGAAGACCTCTCCCTCGCGATGATCTGCCCGGCCGACGGCGTGATCGTCAAGATCGATTCCGCCGCGCCGCCCGCCGAGGCGAGGGAAGCCGTCGGCGAAGAACCGACGCCGCGCACGCGCATCTGCATCTTCATGAATGTGTTCAACGTGCACGTGAACCGCGCGCCGCTCGCGGGCACCGTGCAGGCGATCGCCTACAACCGCGGCAAGTTTTTCAACGCGAGCTTCGACAAGGCGAGCGACCTCAACGAACGCGCCAGCCTCGTGCTCACGCTCGCCGACAACTCGCGATTCTTTGTCGTGCAGATCGCGGGGCTTGTCGCGCGGCGCATCGTGAGCAAAGTGCGGGTCGGCCAGGTTCTAACAGCCGGCGAGCGCTACGGACTCATCAAGTTCGGGTCACGTGTGGATGTGTACCTGCCGCCGGGCTTCGAACCGGCTGTTCAGCTCCGCGACAAGGTCTTCGCCGGGCAGTCAATCATCGCGCGCCGGGCGGGCTGA
- the sucD gene encoding succinate--CoA ligase subunit alpha, whose product MAILIDANTKVLCQGITGSFGAVHTKGCFLYGTKMAGGVTPGKGGTKDANGLPIFDTVAQAVRETGASATMIFVPPAFTADAILEAAEAGIRVICAITEGVPVQDMIRVRSVLDELNGGPETPASKRKFVLVGPNCPGVITPGPRTNAGSMTGEPGAPFTSAGCKIGIMPGYIHTHVSQSKRGKAIGIVSRSGTLTYEAVWQTSNLGFGQSTCVGIGGDPVRGLNHIDCLELFAEDPETHGILMIGEIGGSDEIDAAKWIEANRKSGRLKKPVAAFIAGRTAPPGRRMGHAGAIIGGADDTADAKISALKAAGVSVAMSPADMGSAMLSAMGG is encoded by the coding sequence ATGGCGATTCTGATCGACGCGAACACGAAGGTTCTTTGTCAGGGCATCACCGGCTCCTTCGGGGCGGTGCACACCAAGGGCTGTTTTCTCTACGGAACGAAGATGGCCGGGGGCGTCACGCCCGGCAAGGGCGGTACCAAGGACGCGAACGGGCTCCCGATCTTCGACACCGTCGCGCAGGCTGTGCGTGAGACGGGCGCGAGCGCGACGATGATCTTCGTGCCGCCGGCGTTCACGGCGGATGCGATTCTCGAGGCGGCGGAAGCCGGGATCCGCGTGATTTGCGCAATCACCGAGGGCGTGCCGGTGCAGGACATGATCCGCGTGCGCTCGGTGCTCGACGAACTCAACGGCGGGCCGGAAACGCCCGCGAGCAAGCGGAAGTTCGTGCTGGTCGGGCCGAACTGCCCGGGCGTGATCACTCCGGGACCGCGGACGAACGCGGGCAGCATGACGGGCGAACCGGGCGCGCCGTTCACAAGCGCTGGGTGCAAGATCGGCATTATGCCAGGCTATATCCACACGCATGTGAGCCAGAGCAAGCGGGGTAAAGCTATCGGCATCGTCAGCCGCAGCGGCACCCTCACCTACGAAGCGGTGTGGCAGACTTCGAATCTCGGGTTCGGCCAGAGCACGTGCGTCGGGATCGGGGGCGACCCGGTGCGCGGACTCAATCACATCGACTGCCTCGAACTCTTCGCCGAAGACCCGGAGACGCACGGCATATTGATGATCGGCGAGATCGGCGGCAGCGACGAGATCGATGCCGCGAAGTGGATCGAGGCGAATCGCAAGAGTGGGCGATTGAAGAAGCCGGTCGCGGCGTTCATCGCGGGACGCACCGCGCCGCCCGGCCGGCGCATGGGTCACGCGGGGGCCATCATCGGAGGAGCGGATGACACGGCGGATGCGAAGATCTCTGCGTTGAAAGCGGCGGGCGTGAGTGTGGCGATGAGCCCGGCGGACATGGGATCGGCGATGTTGAGCGCGATGGGCGGGTAA
- a CDS encoding S8 family serine peptidase, producing the protein MNTSRTGALILCAGFAASMIGNSAIAADPLEAYLDRIRLNQLLATANLTGAGMNIGQIEDGAPLDTHVSLVGKVNTQPGIPAAAAAAIDHSTGVAALLVGQRKVAGGNFQGVAPGATLWSSPLGPAGGSTDEATLLNAMKSAVDWQLTAPRTSVVNMSWGVFWNEPAALRNGVNRITDWAGTQGQLYVAAAGNQGQQAGDGGNMTGNLANPGNSYNALTVGNLDGPDWKQIRPASSVSEVGKRLSVDICAPGTNINSAGNASNDTYKNWTGTSFATPITAGVVALLQQHGGNKGFSTDTRVMRAVIMNSADKTVQNRAGDRWDKQFAAGAKFMSNETGTGGLDAMEAYNQYNAGQGHATLKKGTSTHEPLVKATGWDVDTVDGKGAANGNDYITAAELRKGTYLTSTLVWNRDVVATDADVTKWTYADLAGMNLSIGKGTVGNVVSLSNYGEKSGGGEDDASKGTTQHNVYKTDARSQYTISAYLRTTSPIANIKYGLAWRGYEMVTNRVEEFNGGFDGDRGAYRDNGWFQAVNTVTFGQCVREGWMGGGDDNWAMRMVSGLGINAGVAQEVVRPFSYFVITFDIAFEAADFLSRVDVFLGNLMMGSVFADGTNTKSFQFISDFSLDATQLAALTPGAFVDLSFKFVSVNANAAYIDNIAYVPSSSALALMGFACVISGGRRRR; encoded by the coding sequence ATGAATACTTCACGCACCGGAGCGTTGATTCTCTGCGCGGGCTTTGCTGCTTCGATGATCGGGAATTCCGCCATCGCCGCGGACCCGCTCGAGGCATATCTCGACAGGATTCGGCTCAATCAGTTGCTCGCCACCGCGAATCTGACGGGCGCCGGGATGAACATCGGACAGATCGAAGACGGTGCGCCGCTCGACACGCATGTGTCCCTCGTTGGCAAGGTGAATACGCAGCCCGGGATTCCCGCGGCAGCTGCCGCCGCGATTGACCACTCCACCGGTGTTGCGGCCCTGCTGGTGGGGCAGCGCAAAGTCGCGGGCGGCAACTTCCAGGGCGTCGCGCCCGGAGCGACTCTTTGGAGTTCTCCGCTTGGTCCGGCCGGCGGAAGCACCGACGAAGCCACCCTGCTGAACGCGATGAAGAGTGCCGTCGATTGGCAATTGACCGCGCCGCGTACGAGCGTTGTCAACATGAGCTGGGGTGTCTTCTGGAACGAGCCGGCCGCGCTGCGCAATGGCGTGAATCGAATCACCGACTGGGCCGGAACGCAAGGGCAGCTCTATGTTGCCGCGGCGGGAAACCAGGGCCAGCAGGCCGGCGACGGCGGCAACATGACCGGCAATCTCGCGAATCCCGGCAACTCGTACAACGCTCTCACCGTCGGCAATTTGGACGGTCCGGACTGGAAGCAGATCCGTCCTGCATCGAGCGTGTCCGAAGTCGGGAAGCGTTTGAGCGTGGATATTTGCGCCCCCGGCACCAACATCAATTCCGCCGGCAACGCCTCCAACGACACTTACAAGAACTGGACCGGCACGAGTTTCGCAACCCCGATTACCGCGGGTGTGGTTGCGTTGCTGCAGCAGCACGGCGGGAACAAGGGCTTTTCCACGGACACTCGGGTGATGCGCGCCGTCATTATGAACAGCGCGGACAAGACCGTGCAGAATCGTGCCGGCGATCGCTGGGACAAGCAGTTCGCGGCGGGCGCGAAGTTCATGAGCAACGAAACCGGAACCGGCGGCCTCGACGCCATGGAAGCGTACAACCAGTACAACGCCGGTCAGGGCCATGCCACGCTGAAGAAGGGCACCTCCACGCACGAGCCCTTGGTGAAGGCGACGGGCTGGGATGTTGACACCGTGGACGGCAAGGGCGCCGCGAACGGAAACGACTACATCACCGCGGCCGAACTTCGCAAAGGAACGTATCTCACCTCCACGCTCGTCTGGAATCGGGATGTCGTCGCCACCGATGCCGACGTGACGAAGTGGACATACGCCGACCTGGCGGGAATGAACCTCTCGATCGGCAAGGGCACGGTCGGCAACGTCGTGAGCCTGTCGAACTATGGCGAAAAATCGGGCGGCGGCGAAGACGACGCATCCAAGGGAACCACGCAGCACAACGTCTACAAGACCGACGCCCGCTCGCAGTACACGATCAGCGCGTACCTGCGCACGACCAGCCCGATCGCCAACATCAAGTACGGCCTGGCATGGCGCGGCTATGAGATGGTCACCAATCGGGTCGAAGAGTTCAACGGCGGCTTCGACGGCGATCGCGGCGCGTACCGCGACAACGGCTGGTTCCAGGCGGTCAACACGGTGACGTTTGGGCAATGCGTGCGCGAAGGCTGGATGGGCGGCGGTGACGACAATTGGGCGATGCGGATGGTGAGCGGACTCGGGATCAACGCCGGTGTCGCGCAGGAGGTGGTGCGGCCGTTCTCGTACTTCGTCATCACCTTCGACATCGCGTTCGAGGCCGCCGACTTTCTCTCGCGCGTCGATGTGTTCCTCGGAAATCTCATGATGGGCTCGGTCTTCGCCGACGGGACGAACACGAAGTCCTTCCAGTTCATTTCCGATTTCTCGCTCGATGCGACGCAGCTCGCCGCCCTGACGCCCGGCGCGTTCGTCGATCTCTCCTTCAAGTTCGTCTCGGTGAACGCCAATGCCGCGTACATCGACAACATCGCGTACGTGCCGTCGAGTTCGGCGCTCGCGCTGATGGGGTTCGCGTGCGTGATCTCCGGGGGGCGCCGGCGACGCTGA